Proteins co-encoded in one Paracrocinitomix mangrovi genomic window:
- a CDS encoding TlpA family protein disulfide reductase, with amino-acid sequence MYRFLTAISALIIVVNSNAQDYQIEGFAPDFVGEKVTLYTYQDYITMEKIKLAEGEVSPADSLFHLDLNIGTTIKGLIEVGRTEAPIYLAPKSSYAVYFPKPEEQVISFQNSRTDIMFFGLDSTDINYRILQYHMWFDEFVAYNESAIARGQFLAYLDTFSIYAADAYKDVEDEYFITYVRYNIAELQQTVGGSSRSNLRLNTFLTYLQPFPVYYENDQYMKFFKGFYSRRFADFPPLIEDKVNEAIAEASPTHLMQALKQDLFLSNPEVRELVMVDKLGKQFYERPDQKRNILIILDSVIEHAKYPVNSTIAANVQNFITNLEPGFPAPYISLKPIDAEEENITWRKYEGKFVYFNFFETWNDQAKVDMKIIQGLKTKYGDYISFLTVCTNEKKADFDAYLKANPEFDWDIVYIGKDSELKSDFRVTNVPAYYLIDQSGFIAMAPAPTPSPDAEYESIDQTFFFIKKALMPKDGKRVGEP; translated from the coding sequence ATGTACAGATTTTTAACAGCCATATCAGCCTTAATCATTGTTGTTAATAGCAATGCACAAGACTACCAAATTGAGGGTTTTGCACCTGATTTTGTTGGAGAGAAAGTTACACTGTATACTTATCAGGATTACATAACAATGGAAAAAATCAAATTGGCAGAAGGAGAAGTGAGTCCTGCTGATAGTTTGTTTCATCTTGATTTAAATATCGGTACAACTATTAAAGGTTTGATAGAAGTTGGTAGAACAGAGGCGCCCATTTATTTAGCACCTAAATCTTCCTATGCAGTATATTTTCCAAAACCCGAGGAGCAAGTTATAAGCTTTCAAAATTCAAGAACAGATATCATGTTTTTTGGTTTGGATTCTACGGATATAAACTACAGAATTCTGCAATATCATATGTGGTTTGATGAGTTTGTTGCTTACAATGAATCAGCCATTGCCAGAGGACAGTTTTTAGCTTATTTGGATACTTTTAGTATTTATGCTGCAGATGCATATAAAGATGTTGAGGATGAATATTTTATTACTTATGTGAGATACAATATTGCCGAGCTTCAGCAAACTGTCGGAGGATCTAGTAGATCAAATCTTAGACTGAATACTTTTTTAACCTATTTACAACCATTTCCTGTGTACTATGAAAATGATCAGTACATGAAGTTTTTTAAAGGCTTTTATTCAAGAAGATTTGCTGATTTCCCACCATTGATTGAGGATAAAGTGAACGAGGCAATCGCTGAAGCTAGTCCTACACATTTAATGCAAGCTTTAAAACAAGATTTGTTTTTGAGTAACCCTGAAGTGAGGGAATTAGTGATGGTGGATAAATTGGGTAAGCAATTCTATGAAAGACCTGATCAAAAAAGAAACATTTTAATCATTTTAGATTCAGTAATTGAACATGCGAAGTATCCTGTTAATTCGACTATTGCTGCTAATGTGCAAAATTTCATTACCAATTTAGAACCGGGATTTCCTGCTCCATATATTTCACTAAAGCCGATTGATGCTGAAGAGGAAAACATAACCTGGCGCAAGTATGAAGGTAAGTTTGTGTACTTCAATTTCTTTGAAACATGGAATGATCAAGCCAAAGTGGATATGAAAATCATTCAGGGCTTAAAAACGAAATATGGTGATTACATTTCTTTTTTAACAGTTTGTACCAACGAGAAAAAGGCTGATTTTGATGCTTATTTAAAAGCAAATCCAGAGTTTGACTGGGATATTGTATACATTGGAAAGGATTCAGAATTGAAAAGTGATTTTAGAGTGACAAACGTTCCGGCCTATTATTTAATTGATCAGTCAGGATTTATAGCTATGGCTCCGGCACCAACACCTTCGCCAGATGCTGAGTATGAATCTATTGACCAAACATTTTTCTTTATCAAAAAGGCTCTAATGCCTAAAGATGGAAAACGTGTAGGAGAACCTTAA
- the rsmD gene encoding 16S rRNA (guanine(966)-N(2))-methyltransferase RsmD: protein MRIVSGKYKGRRIDPPKKFPSRPTTDMAKEGLFNILTNQIDWEDVKVLDLFAGTGNVSVEFLSRGAKSVLSVDKHPICIKHLNALQETFADENWMILRKDVFQLIDNAQQKFDLIFADPPFNLKGLNQLPDLILKSGLLDQGGIIVIEHGQEVSFEEHPNLTDSRKYGGVFFSFFS from the coding sequence TTGCGTATAGTTAGCGGAAAATATAAAGGAAGAAGGATTGATCCGCCTAAAAAATTCCCATCACGTCCAACAACTGATATGGCCAAAGAAGGGCTATTTAATATCCTTACTAATCAAATTGATTGGGAAGATGTTAAGGTATTAGATTTGTTTGCAGGTACAGGTAATGTAAGTGTGGAGTTTTTATCCAGGGGCGCAAAATCTGTTTTAAGCGTAGATAAACATCCTATTTGCATCAAACATCTAAATGCTTTACAAGAAACTTTTGCAGATGAAAACTGGATGATTCTTAGAAAAGATGTATTTCAGCTAATAGATAATGCGCAACAGAAGTTTGACCTTATTTTTGCAGATCCGCCTTTTAATTTGAAGGGATTAAATCAGCTTCCGGATTTGATTTTGAAAAGTGGTTTGTTAGATCAGGGAGGCATTATAGTTATAGAACATGGTCAAGAAGTTAGCTTTGAAGAACATCCTAATTTGACAGATTCCAGAAAGTATGGAGGAGTTTTCTTCAGTTTTTTTAGTTGA
- a CDS encoding diacylglycerol kinase family protein, with protein MKFSIKETIKSFKYAFSGILFFFKDTPNAIVHLLATVVVCFAGFYFEISRYEWMWITSCIFLVFTAEIFNSAIEKVVDKASPEQSELAKRSKDMAAGAVLLVAILSIIIAGFIFWPYIENAFN; from the coding sequence ATGAAATTTTCAATCAAGGAAACCATCAAGAGTTTTAAGTACGCTTTTAGTGGGATCTTATTTTTTTTCAAGGACACGCCAAATGCCATTGTTCATTTGTTAGCGACAGTAGTAGTGTGTTTTGCTGGATTTTACTTTGAAATCAGCAGATATGAATGGATGTGGATAACCAGTTGTATCTTCTTGGTATTTACGGCAGAAATATTCAACAGTGCCATTGAAAAAGTAGTTGACAAGGCCTCACCAGAGCAAAGTGAATTGGCTAAACGTTCAAAGGATATGGCTGCAGGTGCAGTTTTACTAGTTGCTATTTTATCTATAATAATTGCAGGTTTTATATTCTGGCCTTATATCGAAAATGCTTTCAATTAA
- a CDS encoding DUF1987 domain-containing protein, whose amino-acid sequence MSENLLLKETEDTPEVVFDKEAGLFSIKGRSYPENPREFYQPIAQWLKDYGQQPNSTTNFEVDLEYINSGSVKEIFSLLYLVEDISESGHEAKIIWKYKEGDELMHQKGLEFSDYLDVPVELHPHS is encoded by the coding sequence ATGTCAGAAAACCTTTTGTTAAAGGAAACAGAAGATACTCCTGAAGTTGTTTTTGACAAGGAGGCGGGTCTTTTTTCTATCAAAGGGAGATCCTATCCGGAGAATCCACGTGAGTTTTATCAACCAATAGCTCAATGGTTAAAAGACTATGGTCAACAACCAAATAGTACCACCAATTTTGAAGTAGATTTAGAGTATATCAATTCAGGATCTGTTAAAGAAATCTTTAGTTTGCTTTACCTTGTTGAAGATATTAGTGAATCTGGGCATGAAGCCAAAATTATCTGGAAGTATAAAGAAGGAGATGAGCTAATGCATCAAAAAGGATTAGAGTTTAGTGATTATTTAGATGTTCCGGTTGAATTACATCCTCATTCTTAA
- a CDS encoding DUF3822 family protein, with protein sequence MAIRKEDAYQHALCMDFQEDKFSYAILDTSSKKIVAEQTHTVDNYSRDGISPMLGEELFGFDFGSFIATAGGDRNTLIPVDLFNNSKADEIFKLNYSDPIDNLDYNRIPELGIVNIYEMPLWIKSMLVIKFPRVKIVHPSTVLLKGVFDRDNWRGRIHIYVNQGSFYLLITEKNKLQYFNRFDRTNLADMIYHTLFVLEQKEMDPAKMNVSVYGVPANWESKAEFQTYFKNPIEVSESSELGQHFILTNQLLCV encoded by the coding sequence ATGGCAATTAGAAAAGAGGATGCTTATCAACATGCTTTATGCATGGATTTTCAAGAAGATAAGTTCTCCTATGCTATTCTTGATACTTCATCTAAAAAGATTGTAGCTGAACAAACTCACACTGTAGATAATTATAGTCGTGACGGTATTTCACCTATGTTAGGTGAAGAATTGTTTGGCTTTGATTTTGGGTCTTTTATTGCTACTGCAGGTGGAGATAGAAATACACTAATTCCGGTAGATCTTTTCAATAATTCAAAGGCAGATGAGATCTTTAAACTGAATTATTCTGATCCAATTGATAATCTTGATTACAACAGAATTCCTGAATTAGGAATTGTCAACATTTATGAGATGCCTTTATGGATCAAGTCTATGTTAGTAATCAAGTTTCCGAGAGTAAAAATTGTGCATCCTTCTACTGTATTGCTAAAAGGTGTTTTTGACCGCGACAATTGGAGAGGTAGAATTCATATCTATGTAAATCAGGGGAGTTTTTATCTTTTGATTACAGAAAAAAATAAGTTGCAATACTTCAACCGTTTTGACAGAACCAATTTGGCTGATATGATTTACCACACACTTTTTGTATTAGAACAAAAAGAGATGGATCCGGCCAAGATGAACGTTTCAGTTTATGGGGTTCCCGCAAACTGGGAGTCAAAAGCTGAGTTTCAAACTTATTTCAAAAATCCAATAGAAGTCTCAGAATCATCTGAATTGGGGCAACACTTTATTTTGACTAATCAGCTGCTTTGCGTATAG
- a CDS encoding DUF4173 domain-containing protein, whose product MEILTENTQNLKIANTGKHSLLFFAWILTIDFFFYKEYFGLNALLIAAISIPLFGMLKYKNFKNQYWWMVSALWLTTAIGVFVNPTMTAVLSFIISFSIFAAVSANTRISIPMSYLHTIHSSLFGIQNYFKSINHFFQQPKNKSKWVTNLLLIVVPLIVIIVFLKLYQAADEQFYELTKFINLDWISWGFLMFLALLSFLFYGFFYFQTSDDFTTFENNLSETVKPSYKDKIQNFLGQENEKKLATTLLVSLNLMLLLYNILDFEFLFNGINDPNRDSNLSQIVHQGIYALITSIVLVILVIVYLFRGHLNESGKGFIKALTYAWLIQNLLMVFTTITKNYIYVDTWGLTYLRIGVFIYLILAVIGIVITIYKVKYKKSFWFLFKTGSLAFSMTLSVLLVFNWDRTISNYNTTHLPADKIDYLYLKNLGPDSYYTILQAHKKYNNVPDFILLEISEELPDLIYRLEDNKENLSWLSTNLSDYKLNKELEKVKFNIH is encoded by the coding sequence ATGGAAATATTAACTGAAAACACCCAAAACTTAAAAATCGCCAACACAGGAAAGCATTCATTGTTATTCTTTGCCTGGATACTGACCATTGATTTCTTTTTTTACAAAGAGTATTTTGGTTTAAATGCATTACTTATTGCCGCTATTAGCATTCCACTATTTGGCATGCTGAAGTACAAGAACTTTAAAAATCAATACTGGTGGATGGTAAGTGCCTTGTGGCTCACTACAGCTATTGGCGTTTTCGTGAACCCAACAATGACGGCCGTTTTATCATTCATTATTTCATTCTCCATTTTTGCAGCTGTAAGTGCCAATACCAGAATATCTATACCCATGTCGTACTTGCATACCATTCATTCTTCATTATTTGGTATTCAGAACTATTTTAAGTCAATCAATCACTTTTTTCAACAACCTAAAAACAAAAGCAAATGGGTAACAAATCTTTTGTTGATTGTTGTTCCACTCATTGTGATTATAGTGTTTTTAAAACTATATCAGGCAGCAGATGAACAGTTTTATGAACTCACTAAATTCATTAATCTCGACTGGATTTCCTGGGGATTTTTAATGTTCCTTGCACTACTTTCCTTCTTGTTTTATGGATTCTTTTACTTCCAAACCAGTGATGATTTCACCACTTTTGAGAATAATCTAAGTGAAACCGTTAAACCTTCGTATAAAGACAAAATTCAAAACTTTCTAGGTCAGGAAAATGAGAAAAAATTGGCAACGACCTTATTGGTAAGCCTTAACCTCATGCTGCTGCTTTACAACATTCTGGATTTTGAATTTTTGTTCAACGGCATCAATGATCCTAACAGAGACAGTAATTTATCTCAAATTGTTCATCAGGGAATTTATGCTTTAATCACTTCAATAGTATTGGTAATCCTTGTCATTGTTTATTTATTCAGAGGGCATCTTAATGAAAGCGGAAAAGGATTTATTAAAGCACTCACTTATGCTTGGTTGATTCAGAATTTATTAATGGTTTTTACCACAATTACTAAAAACTACATTTACGTAGATACATGGGGATTGACCTATTTACGTATAGGTGTTTTCATCTATCTGATATTAGCAGTTATAGGTATTGTCATCACTATTTACAAAGTGAAATACAAAAAGAGTTTCTGGTTTTTATTTAAAACTGGAAGTTTAGCTTTTTCAATGACCTTATCAGTTTTACTTGTCTTTAATTGGGATCGAACAATTTCAAATTACAACACCACACATTTACCGGCAGATAAAATAGACTATTTATACCTCAAAAACCTGGGTCCCGACTCATATTACACCATTCTTCAAGCGCATAAAAAATACAATAATGTCCCAGACTTTATACTCCTGGAAATTTCAGAAGAATTACCTGATCTCATATATCGACTTGAAGACAACAAAGAAAATCTAAGCTGGCTGTCAACTAATCTTAGTGACTACAAACTCAATAAAGAACTAGAAAAAGTAAAATTTAACATCCACTAA
- a CDS encoding SpoIIE family protein phosphatase, with protein MKYLITLLLLMPLFVLGQRKADHVYVEGTVMGYSLDLTGIFKKEKIQIQGSLSGASVKAKGGSVSESAKTDNGGNFGLYLLLGNTYTITYSKSGYGTSSIKLDVRNVDDEMKATGLILKNLEFLLNENESDKPIDQGTVFATVYFDESAREFKTRLTEFDKKDRLFKEIEDNAPMNLVKSSVAKNKGLNKTPESVEIVEETPNNTNNVHTPNHNVTNNSVEEVEEVTTTGQKKLTVLPSSKLTDVNAWGNLTNEDFDNRKKELSDAWDQLEKDKLIAVTEEDFMLIQAREELLIAAEKELEAAKAYIDEQEGKLSAQRKFLFALIGLLLILGGFVFILIRSIKEKKRSNFELEKRNRKIRASINYAERIQRSVLLTEAQIHAMLPNSFVFYQPLDVVSGDFYWFAEVDGKVVMAAVDCTGHGVPGAFMSLIGNTLMNQIVKEKKITSPAEILNKLHQGIVESLNQEHDEAAAQDGMDLSICTLDKNSKTLTFAGAMNPLYIVQGNEIMEVNANYRGIGGVISRKKKTSFDFKEEKIKIEDKANIYMFSDGYMDQFGGTKNEKFNISRFKDLLVSIKDQSMNDQKESVERAINDWKGSTHQIDDMLVIGVKVG; from the coding sequence ATGAAATATTTAATCACACTATTGTTGTTAATGCCACTGTTTGTCTTGGGTCAACGTAAGGCAGATCATGTTTATGTTGAAGGAACTGTAATGGGATACAGTTTAGATTTGACAGGAATTTTTAAGAAAGAAAAGATCCAAATTCAGGGAAGCTTGAGTGGAGCTTCTGTCAAAGCTAAAGGAGGAAGTGTTTCAGAATCTGCAAAAACAGATAATGGTGGAAATTTTGGCTTATACCTTCTTTTAGGAAATACTTATACAATTACCTATAGCAAATCCGGATACGGAACATCAAGCATCAAACTAGACGTTAGGAACGTTGATGACGAGATGAAAGCTACAGGATTGATTTTAAAAAATCTAGAGTTTCTTCTCAACGAAAATGAATCTGACAAGCCCATTGATCAGGGAACTGTATTTGCAACCGTTTACTTTGATGAATCTGCCAGAGAATTCAAAACTAGACTTACAGAGTTTGACAAAAAAGACAGATTATTTAAAGAAATAGAGGACAACGCTCCAATGAATTTGGTTAAGTCATCTGTTGCTAAAAACAAGGGACTAAATAAAACTCCTGAATCTGTTGAAATAGTAGAGGAAACTCCAAACAATACTAACAACGTTCATACGCCCAATCATAATGTTACAAACAACAGTGTAGAGGAAGTAGAAGAAGTTACTACAACAGGACAAAAGAAATTAACGGTACTACCATCTTCTAAATTGACAGATGTAAATGCCTGGGGAAATCTAACTAATGAGGATTTTGATAACAGAAAAAAAGAATTATCTGACGCCTGGGATCAATTAGAAAAAGATAAGTTGATCGCTGTTACTGAAGAAGACTTTATGTTGATTCAAGCAAGAGAAGAACTTTTGATTGCAGCGGAAAAAGAATTGGAAGCAGCTAAAGCATATATTGATGAACAAGAAGGTAAACTATCTGCTCAAAGAAAGTTTTTGTTCGCCTTGATTGGATTACTATTAATTCTGGGAGGTTTTGTATTCATCCTTATTAGATCAATTAAGGAGAAAAAGAGAAGCAATTTTGAACTAGAAAAACGAAACCGTAAAATTAGAGCAAGTATTAATTATGCAGAAAGAATCCAAAGATCTGTGCTACTAACTGAAGCTCAAATTCACGCCATGTTACCTAATTCATTTGTTTTTTATCAACCGCTTGACGTAGTAAGTGGTGACTTTTATTGGTTTGCAGAAGTTGATGGAAAAGTAGTAATGGCAGCAGTAGACTGCACAGGCCATGGAGTTCCTGGAGCCTTTATGTCTTTGATTGGAAATACATTAATGAATCAAATTGTTAAGGAGAAAAAAATCACTTCACCTGCTGAAATTTTGAACAAACTTCATCAGGGAATTGTAGAATCTCTTAATCAAGAACATGATGAAGCTGCCGCACAAGATGGTATGGATTTATCTATATGCACACTTGATAAAAACTCCAAAACATTAACTTTTGCAGGAGCCATGAATCCGTTATATATTGTTCAAGGCAATGAAATAATGGAAGTAAATGCTAATTACCGTGGAATTGGTGGTGTCATATCAAGAAAGAAAAAGACTTCTTTCGATTTTAAAGAAGAGAAAATTAAGATTGAAGACAAAGCCAATATTTACATGTTTTCTGATGGATACATGGATCAATTTGGTGGAACTAAAAATGAAAAGTTCAATATCAGCAGATTTAAAGATCTATTGGTAAGCATCAAGGATCAATCAATGAATGATCAAAAGGAAAGCGTAGAACGTGCTATAAATGACTGGAAAGGCAGTACTCATCAAATAGATGACATGCTAGTAATAGGAGTAAAAGTTGGTTAA
- a CDS encoding DUF4184 family protein, which yields MPFTFSHPAIILPLTKINKKYISATALVAGSMAPDFEYFINMRMIQRHGHTISGMFYYDLPLAILLCFVFHLFIRDALIKYTPIPFKKQLNNYYNFDWLTRFKKYYLTIIISALIGVCSHLFWDSFTHANRYFVELIPFLRESSSVLGYTFSNYTCAQYISSLIGALAIVFTVFDLKNLSAHQFKFKEIFIYWMFVFLIVVTIVLIRNVTNLGMLIATGISGTLIGLGIAGKIMLILKPRNEIFNQGNHQEF from the coding sequence ATGCCATTTACATTTTCACATCCCGCCATAATATTACCATTGACTAAAATCAATAAAAAATACATCTCTGCCACAGCTTTAGTTGCAGGAAGTATGGCTCCCGATTTTGAATATTTCATTAACATGCGGATGATTCAGAGGCATGGTCATACAATCTCAGGTATGTTCTACTACGATTTACCTTTGGCCATATTGCTTTGCTTTGTATTTCATCTATTTATTAGAGATGCATTGATAAAATACACACCTATCCCTTTTAAAAAACAGTTGAACAATTATTACAATTTTGATTGGTTAACAAGATTCAAAAAGTACTATCTGACAATAATAATTTCAGCCTTAATAGGAGTTTGCTCGCATCTGTTTTGGGATAGCTTTACGCACGCCAATAGATACTTTGTTGAACTCATTCCTTTTTTACGTGAAAGTTCTTCTGTTTTAGGATATACTTTTTCAAACTATACATGCGCCCAATATATCTCTTCGTTGATCGGTGCTCTTGCTATTGTTTTTACAGTATTTGATTTAAAGAACTTAAGTGCTCATCAATTTAAATTCAAAGAGATCTTCATTTACTGGATGTTTGTATTTTTAATAGTTGTGACGATAGTATTAATACGCAATGTCACTAATTTAGGAATGCTAATTGCCACAGGCATTTCCGGTACGTTAATAGGACTAGGGATTGCCGGTAAGATAATGTTGATATTAAAGCCAAGAAATGAAATTTTCAATCAAGGAAACCATCAAGAGTTTTAA
- the coaD gene encoding pantetheine-phosphate adenylyltransferase, whose protein sequence is MERIGVFPGSFDPFTKGHEDIVRRFIPLFDKIIIAIGENSSKKYMFSLESREKHIKALFADAPIVEVEIYHKLTVEFCKEKKAQYLLRGIRNATDADYERSIAQMNFDISGIETLFLMCDPSLAPINSSIVREIKKNNGDISPFVTNDELLIIN, encoded by the coding sequence GTGGAACGAATTGGTGTATTTCCCGGGTCATTTGATCCATTTACTAAAGGACATGAAGATATCGTAAGAAGATTTATTCCTTTGTTTGATAAGATCATTATTGCTATTGGTGAAAACAGTAGTAAAAAGTATATGTTCTCTTTAGAAAGTAGGGAAAAACATATCAAAGCGCTTTTTGCAGATGCACCAATAGTTGAGGTTGAAATCTATCATAAATTGACGGTAGAGTTTTGTAAAGAAAAAAAGGCCCAGTATTTGCTTAGAGGTATTAGAAATGCAACAGACGCAGATTATGAGAGGTCAATTGCTCAAATGAATTTTGACATTTCGGGTATTGAGACTTTGTTTTTAATGTGTGATCCATCTTTGGCCCCAATTAATTCATCAATCGTTAGAGAAATTAAAAAGAACAATGGAGACATTTCTCCTTTTGTAACTAATGATGAGCTCTTGATTATAAATTAA
- a CDS encoding SiaB family protein kinase, whose translation MQAFKYFSILKHDNFSLLYMGEFDDDLTGLLMDIQETSSDEGRGTKKRVSYLIAECFQNIIRHTDDSGDEGEIDHKMFMMRNVFGTHYIATVNPVKNENIDSLRSSLDHLKSLSADDIKRIYLESLSNNTLSEKGGGGLGLIEMARKTKNPPQYHFSKINEEVSNFFMQLVMGGEVQFDSQLELDSTVDLYTELVKDDIIMLRKGDFSQETILPLFKLFESNLHLKQEDLVFKKKSLYILIELLQNMNRHGVEIKGIKEGIFTVSLTDGVYTMETGNFIRKDKVEKLKGHLSSLQGLDKKELSRRYKEKLLDNSVTEDQGAGIGIIEMFRQSDGEILFTFEEVDDELYFFTLRAKL comes from the coding sequence ATGCAAGCCTTCAAATACTTTTCTATCCTAAAACATGACAACTTTAGCTTGTTGTATATGGGAGAATTTGATGATGATCTGACAGGTTTGTTGATGGACATCCAGGAAACAAGTAGTGATGAAGGAAGGGGAACTAAAAAAAGAGTTTCTTACTTAATTGCAGAGTGTTTTCAAAATATCATTAGACATACAGATGACAGTGGAGATGAAGGAGAGATAGATCACAAGATGTTTATGATGCGTAACGTCTTTGGAACGCATTACATTGCAACTGTAAATCCCGTAAAAAATGAGAATATTGATTCGTTGAGGTCATCTTTGGATCATTTGAAGTCATTGAGTGCGGATGATATTAAAAGAATCTATCTTGAATCACTTTCAAATAACACCTTGAGTGAGAAAGGAGGAGGAGGTCTGGGCTTGATAGAAATGGCTAGAAAAACCAAGAATCCACCTCAATACCATTTCAGTAAAATTAACGAAGAGGTATCTAATTTCTTTATGCAGTTAGTTATGGGAGGTGAGGTGCAGTTTGACAGTCAATTAGAGTTAGATAGTACCGTTGATTTATATACTGAACTGGTAAAGGACGATATCATCATGTTGAGAAAAGGAGATTTTTCTCAAGAAACAATATTGCCTTTGTTTAAGTTATTTGAGTCTAACTTGCACCTAAAACAAGAGGATTTAGTTTTTAAGAAAAAAAGTCTTTACATCTTGATTGAGTTGTTGCAAAACATGAATAGACATGGTGTTGAGATCAAAGGAATAAAAGAGGGCATATTTACTGTTTCTCTAACTGATGGCGTATATACCATGGAAACGGGTAACTTCATTAGAAAAGATAAAGTTGAAAAACTCAAAGGACATTTAAGTTCTTTACAAGGTTTGGATAAAAAAGAACTCTCAAGAAGATATAAAGAAAAGCTTTTGGATAATTCAGTTACTGAGGATCAGGGAGCTGGAATTGGAATTATTGAGATGTTTAGGCAAAGTGATGGCGAAATTTTATTTACATTTGAAGAAGTAGATGATGAATTGTATTTCTTCACGCTACGGGCTAAACTATAA
- a CDS encoding ATP-dependent DNA helicase: MKNKLDKLSFRQQFAKNLTVDPTNDQNVAIDRLTDFITSDKQFEVFLLSGFAGTGKTTLISTFVNTLSDFKIKSYLMAPTGRAAKVLSNYSGKRAHTIHRSIYFINSAGDGNPHFKLGQNKRTNTIFIVDEASMVSTFSGITDPNSFSPRDLLEDLFEYVYSADNCKLIFVGDKGQLPPVGMDTSPALDPKFLQQQYSFDIITSELKDVVRQTSQSGVLDISLQLREFTGEVPRLNTNKKDAIALNGYELQETIEWAFDNYGQENVMIVTRSNKRANQFNQQIRLRILWQEDDINAGDVLMVVHNNYFWLDPKSEAGFVANGELIKVNKIVKREEVFGWEFVQVLANFLDYPNMEEQELKIMTKAIHTESANVPRDQLKELFYRIASEEYPYERNKRMRNKKVMENPYFQALQVKFGYAVTVHKSQGGQWPVVFIDQGYFTDDMWSEEYMRWLYTAITRASEKVYLVNFSEEFVGEES; the protein is encoded by the coding sequence TTGAAAAATAAGCTAGACAAACTCTCTTTTCGACAACAATTTGCCAAAAATTTAACGGTAGATCCAACAAATGATCAAAATGTGGCCATAGATCGGCTTACAGATTTCATTACTTCTGACAAACAATTCGAAGTTTTTTTGTTGAGTGGATTCGCCGGAACCGGTAAAACCACCTTGATTTCAACCTTTGTAAATACCTTAAGTGATTTTAAAATTAAGTCGTATTTAATGGCTCCAACCGGAAGAGCAGCCAAAGTATTATCCAATTATAGTGGCAAAAGAGCACATACTATTCACCGATCTATTTACTTTATTAATTCGGCTGGAGATGGGAATCCGCATTTTAAATTGGGTCAAAACAAGAGAACCAACACCATTTTTATAGTAGATGAAGCCTCAATGGTTTCAACATTTTCAGGTATTACAGATCCCAACTCTTTTTCACCAAGAGATCTTTTAGAGGATTTATTTGAATACGTTTATTCAGCAGACAACTGTAAATTAATATTTGTTGGAGATAAAGGACAGTTACCTCCTGTTGGAATGGATACAAGTCCGGCACTAGATCCGAAATTTTTGCAACAACAATACTCTTTTGACATCATTACTTCTGAATTAAAAGATGTTGTAAGACAAACTTCTCAATCAGGTGTTTTGGACATTTCGCTACAGTTGAGAGAATTTACGGGAGAAGTTCCAAGACTGAACACCAATAAAAAGGACGCCATTGCCTTAAATGGATATGAACTACAAGAAACCATTGAATGGGCATTTGACAATTATGGACAAGAAAACGTAATGATTGTCACCCGATCGAATAAAAGAGCTAATCAATTCAATCAGCAAATAAGACTGCGTATTTTATGGCAAGAAGATGATATAAATGCAGGAGATGTATTGATGGTGGTTCACAACAATTATTTTTGGTTGGACCCTAAGTCAGAAGCTGGATTTGTAGCCAATGGTGAGCTCATCAAAGTGAATAAAATTGTCAAAAGAGAAGAAGTTTTTGGATGGGAATTTGTTCAGGTACTGGCTAATTTTCTGGATTATCCCAACATGGAAGAACAGGAGCTAAAAATAATGACAAAGGCCATTCATACAGAAAGTGCCAATGTTCCCAGAGATCAGTTAAAAGAACTTTTTTATCGGATCGCTTCAGAAGAATATCCTTACGAGCGTAACAAGAGAATGCGCAATAAAAAAGTAATGGAAAACCCCTATTTTCAAGCTTTACAAGTAAAATTTGGATATGCCGTTACTGTGCATAAATCACAAGGTGGACAATGGCCTGTTGTATTTATAGATCAGGGATATTTTACAGATGACATGTGGAGCGAAGAATACATGCGCTGGTTGTATACGGCTATTACAAGAGCCAGTGAAAAAGTTTATTTGGTGAATTTTTCCGAAGAGTTTGTGGGAGAGGAGAGTTGA